A window from Marinagarivorans cellulosilyticus encodes these proteins:
- a CDS encoding glycosyltransferase, producing MLKPTLQSRPQKTLQAGDAILIVHYGDNWLRGSERCLLDMAQALLEQGLKPVVWCNAPCLQNALKTLGIECHCSDMCILAGYRGQRGSIKNWLAQVGTGIALIKQYKPRLVHINGAAPNQWMRLATAITRTAQVVQLHAHYGVLKDRMTLGLHFSAYTIGVSHAAIRALANDGIPRQQCPILPNAIDATRLQRQPPVPLKKTLGIDKQAILLLSVGSLIARKGYAFLLHAVQQLNLKGHCVHLAIIGSGKEQNPLRELSQELHISHLIHFLGECNNAFGIMRGDVDALVSGAQDEVFGLVLAEANLAKLPVIAPNICGINSVIKHRKTGWLYPANNSKAFAKAVLSLRCDSAWPVRINKAYYRANTVFSKVQHCQTLIQHYQTVLNTWDNTNLTKNTKNLWRSACLSLQLLSLRAGQKWSALSFSRAPASTEVSP from the coding sequence ATGCTTAAACCAACCCTACAATCACGCCCACAGAAAACCCTACAAGCAGGCGATGCCATATTAATTGTTCACTACGGCGATAATTGGCTGCGCGGCAGCGAGCGCTGTTTATTAGATATGGCGCAGGCGTTGTTAGAGCAAGGCTTAAAACCCGTTGTTTGGTGCAACGCCCCTTGCCTTCAAAACGCATTAAAAACATTGGGCATTGAATGCCACTGCAGTGACATGTGCATTTTAGCGGGCTACCGAGGCCAACGCGGTTCAATCAAAAATTGGCTGGCACAAGTAGGTACTGGCATTGCATTAATCAAGCAGTACAAACCACGGCTTGTACATATTAATGGCGCGGCACCCAACCAATGGATGCGATTAGCCACTGCTATTACCCGCACAGCGCAAGTGGTACAACTGCACGCCCATTACGGAGTATTAAAAGACCGCATGACGCTAGGGCTGCACTTTAGCGCTTACACTATAGGCGTAAGCCATGCAGCTATACGCGCCTTGGCTAACGACGGTATACCGCGCCAGCAATGCCCAATTTTACCCAACGCCATCGACGCCACCCGCCTGCAACGCCAGCCGCCGGTGCCACTAAAAAAGACACTGGGTATTGATAAGCAAGCCATCTTGTTACTTAGCGTAGGCTCTTTAATTGCCAGAAAGGGTTACGCCTTTTTATTACATGCTGTACAACAATTAAACCTAAAGGGTCACTGTGTTCACCTTGCCATTATTGGCAGCGGCAAAGAACAAAACCCATTGCGCGAGCTAAGCCAGGAATTACACATAAGCCACCTTATTCACTTTTTAGGCGAGTGTAATAATGCATTTGGCATAATGCGCGGCGATGTGGATGCGTTGGTTTCTGGTGCGCAGGACGAGGTTTTTGGCTTGGTTTTAGCCGAGGCTAACCTCGCTAAACTACCGGTAATCGCGCCAAATATTTGCGGCATTAACAGCGTTATAAAACACCGCAAAACAGGCTGGCTATACCCCGCTAATAATAGCAAAGCATTCGCTAAAGCGGTTTTATCTTTGCGTTGCGATTCGGCATGGCCGGTGCGCATTAACAAAGCCTATTACCGCGCTAATACGGTGTTTTCTAAAGTGCAGCATTGCCAAACATTAATACAACACTACCAAACCGTACTCAATACTTGGGATAACACCAACTTAACCAAAAACACCAAAAATCTTTGGCGCTCAGCCTGTTTAAGCTTACAACTATTAAGCCTGCGCGCAGGGCAAAAGTGGTCAGCGTTAAGCTTTAGCCGCGCGCCCGCTAGCACGGAGGTTTCGCCGTGA
- a CDS encoding glycosyltransferase family 4 protein, with amino-acid sequence MRIDLLLDSRQFGGIEAHVGELAKALTAAGHKVTVIFICDYGPHPLKTTLAQQNLPFICLNGNAASVIKTLGARRPDALHTHGYKAGILGRLAAQLGGFGCCSSYHAGEPGRGRVALYNWVDRMTASTANQIIAVSQKIAAQLPPQTRVVNNFVDAQQTISQGLRIAYVGRLSEEKGPDRFIAAAKQLTTQQWHVYGEGPLRNTLEVSASHNVIFHGSQAMHDHWQHIGLVVMPSRFEGLPLAALEAMARGIPVLASAVGDLPRLIQHNSNGWLIHANTEAAIANTIACNVRQWCALTQQRRNHIQQQAKNTVQAHYSADAVIPQFIHCYQQAATQGARYA; translated from the coding sequence ATGCGCATCGATTTACTTTTAGATTCTCGGCAATTTGGCGGCATTGAGGCCCACGTAGGCGAGTTAGCAAAAGCCCTTACTGCAGCCGGCCACAAGGTAACGGTTATTTTTATCTGCGATTACGGCCCACACCCTCTTAAAACAACCCTAGCCCAACAAAACTTGCCATTTATTTGTTTGAACGGCAATGCCGCTAGCGTAATTAAAACCCTCGGCGCTCGGCGGCCCGACGCGCTGCACACCCACGGTTACAAGGCCGGCATTTTGGGGCGGCTTGCGGCACAATTGGGCGGCTTTGGTTGCTGTAGTAGCTACCACGCTGGCGAGCCTGGCCGTGGCCGCGTTGCGCTATACAACTGGGTCGATCGCATGACCGCCAGCACGGCCAACCAAATTATTGCCGTTAGCCAAAAAATAGCTGCGCAATTGCCGCCACAAACCCGCGTAGTCAATAACTTTGTTGATGCACAACAAACGATTAGCCAAGGTTTACGCATTGCCTATGTTGGCCGCTTAAGTGAGGAAAAAGGCCCAGACCGTTTTATTGCTGCAGCCAAGCAGCTGACGACACAGCAATGGCATGTGTATGGCGAAGGCCCGCTGCGCAACACATTAGAAGTTAGCGCCAGCCACAACGTGATATTTCATGGTAGCCAAGCCATGCACGATCACTGGCAACACATTGGCCTTGTTGTTATGCCTTCGCGCTTTGAAGGCTTACCACTGGCTGCACTCGAGGCTATGGCACGCGGCATTCCGGTGCTAGCCAGCGCCGTGGGCGATTTACCCCGCTTGATTCAACACAATAGCAATGGCTGGCTAATCCATGCCAATACCGAAGCGGCAATTGCCAATACCATCGCCTGCAATGTACGCCAGTGGTGTGCGCTCACGCAGCAACGCCGCAACCACATTCAACAACAAGCCAAGAATACGGTGCAAGCGCACTACAGTGCCGATGCTGTAATCCCGCAGTTTATCCATTGCTACCAGCAAGCTGCTACACAAGGGGCGCGTTATGCTTAA
- a CDS encoding MAPEG family protein, with the protein MSSYFWFSVFVASNGLLLFMLAMRVSLLRTKFGISTGDGDNPVLFKAIRAHSNAVEQVPMFALLILALSFNALRSDYLAALVIVFTLARISHGIGMNYRIYRARQLGAGLSYLLHVVAAVLLARIVLL; encoded by the coding sequence ATGTCTTCTTATTTTTGGTTTTCTGTTTTTGTAGCAAGTAACGGCTTGTTGCTGTTTATGTTAGCAATGCGCGTATCGTTGTTGCGCACAAAATTTGGTATATCTACCGGCGATGGTGACAACCCCGTTTTGTTTAAGGCAATACGTGCGCACAGCAACGCGGTAGAGCAAGTGCCCATGTTTGCATTGCTAATATTGGCGTTGTCTTTTAATGCATTAAGAAGTGATTATTTAGCGGCCTTGGTGATTGTATTTACCTTGGCGCGTATTTCCCATGGTATAGGCATGAACTACCGCATTTATCGCGCGCGCCAGTTGGGTGCTGGCTTAAGTTATTTACTGCACGTTGTTGCTGCGGTTTTACTGGCTAGAATAGTTTTGCTTTAG
- the rnr gene encoding ribonuclease R translates to MTKHSNLKKSKSAINSADYEKYDNPIPSREFLLETINNSKAVINRDQLAALLNLNSDEQQEALRRRLRAMERDGQVSYSREKGYAPVDPADIFTGTIIGHKEGFGFFKQAGVERDLFVPRHQMRRVFDGDTVQARISGLNQQGREEIAILDIVTRGKSQITGQLKYAGARYYVQPENSRILHEIVVEEDQLSSAKPDQLVVVEIIQYPTFKQAATGRITQVLGDRDDAGIEITLALNNHEISHQWPQNVLADAQKLGGAVSEKDKKHRIDLRKKAFVTIDGDDAKDFDDAVYCEPLASGGWTLMVAIADVSHYVNSGSALDKEAYNRGTSVYFPGMVVPMLPEAISNGLCSLNPEVDRLVMVCEMTINAAGKMTDHCFFEGVIHSHARLTYDQVNTMLNAAGSDAGKQLIQRFSTLIDNIHDLNNLYQCLSTARGQRGAIDFETQEVKFSFTEARKIAAIHPVVRNDAHKLIEECMLCANVATALFLKKHTPFLSKHALPALFRIHEGPQAKKLVSMREFLSSKALTLGGGEKPTPKHYATLLNSIKGRQDTSAIQTIMLRSLSQAQYSADNLGHFGLAYPAYAHFTSPIRRYPDLLVHRAIRAVIRSTPKTPSLGTKLKRVFGLGRSHVRLANDAKGAAKPQKTHFTEAEFADIGNHCSLLSRRADKASWDVEAALKCHYMLDKVGEEYTATVNGVMHFGLFVDLAETKIEGLIHITAMDDDYYHFDAASQKLTGERHQNSYEIGDSIRVKVARVDMENHKVEFVLAQTANKKAPRKPRARKGAKR, encoded by the coding sequence ATGACAAAACATTCCAACCTAAAAAAATCAAAATCTGCCATTAATAGCGCCGATTACGAAAAATACGACAACCCTATTCCCAGTCGCGAATTTTTATTAGAAACCATCAATAACAGCAAAGCTGTGATTAATCGCGATCAGTTAGCCGCTTTATTAAATCTAAATAGCGACGAACAACAAGAAGCCCTGCGCCGCCGCCTGCGCGCCATGGAGCGCGACGGCCAAGTTAGCTACAGCCGCGAAAAAGGCTATGCGCCTGTCGACCCTGCAGACATTTTCACAGGCACTATTATTGGCCACAAAGAAGGCTTTGGCTTTTTTAAGCAAGCCGGTGTAGAGCGCGATTTATTTGTACCGCGCCACCAAATGCGCCGCGTTTTTGATGGCGATACCGTGCAAGCACGCATTAGTGGGTTAAACCAGCAAGGCCGTGAAGAAATCGCCATACTGGATATTGTCACACGCGGTAAAAGCCAAATTACTGGGCAGTTAAAATACGCCGGCGCGCGCTACTATGTGCAGCCCGAAAATAGCCGTATTTTGCATGAAATAGTGGTAGAGGAAGACCAGCTCAGCAGCGCCAAACCCGACCAATTGGTGGTGGTAGAAATTATTCAATACCCCACATTTAAGCAAGCCGCTACAGGCCGCATTACCCAAGTCCTTGGCGACCGCGACGATGCCGGTATTGAAATTACCCTAGCACTTAATAACCACGAAATTTCGCACCAGTGGCCCCAAAACGTACTGGCCGATGCCCAAAAGCTTGGCGGCGCAGTCAGCGAAAAAGATAAAAAACACCGTATCGACCTACGTAAAAAAGCGTTTGTTACCATTGATGGCGACGACGCCAAAGACTTTGATGATGCCGTGTATTGCGAGCCTTTAGCCTCTGGCGGCTGGACGTTAATGGTGGCCATTGCCGATGTTTCACACTATGTTAATAGCGGCAGCGCACTCGATAAAGAAGCCTACAACCGCGGCACCTCGGTTTACTTTCCTGGTATGGTTGTCCCTATGCTGCCCGAAGCCATATCAAACGGCTTGTGTTCGCTTAACCCCGAGGTCGATCGCCTTGTGATGGTTTGCGAAATGACCATTAACGCAGCAGGCAAAATGACGGACCACTGCTTTTTTGAGGGTGTTATTCACTCCCATGCACGCCTAACGTACGACCAAGTGAATACCATGCTAAACGCCGCCGGCTCCGACGCGGGCAAACAATTAATACAGCGGTTTTCGACCCTTATCGATAATATTCACGATTTAAACAATTTGTATCAATGCTTGAGTACTGCACGCGGGCAACGCGGTGCTATTGATTTTGAAACCCAAGAAGTGAAATTTAGCTTTACCGAAGCGCGAAAAATTGCAGCCATTCACCCGGTTGTTCGCAACGATGCGCACAAATTAATTGAAGAATGCATGCTGTGCGCCAATGTCGCGACGGCGTTGTTCCTTAAAAAGCATACGCCCTTTTTAAGTAAGCATGCGCTACCTGCGTTATTTCGCATACACGAAGGCCCGCAAGCAAAAAAATTGGTTAGCATGCGCGAGTTTTTATCTAGCAAAGCATTAACATTGGGCGGTGGCGAAAAACCTACCCCTAAGCATTATGCGACGCTGCTAAACAGCATTAAAGGCCGGCAGGATACGAGCGCAATACAAACCATTATGTTGCGCTCGTTAAGCCAAGCGCAATACAGCGCCGATAACCTTGGCCACTTTGGTTTAGCTTACCCCGCTTACGCGCACTTTACCTCGCCCATTAGGCGCTACCCGGACTTACTCGTGCACCGCGCTATTCGTGCGGTTATTCGCAGCACCCCAAAAACACCCAGCTTAGGCACTAAACTTAAGCGCGTATTTGGGCTTGGCCGCAGCCACGTGCGTTTAGCAAACGATGCTAAAGGGGCCGCAAAGCCTCAAAAAACGCATTTTACCGAAGCCGAATTTGCCGATATTGGCAACCACTGCTCGCTGTTATCACGCCGTGCCGACAAAGCCAGCTGGGATGTAGAAGCCGCGTTAAAATGCCATTACATGCTCGATAAAGTCGGGGAAGAGTACACAGCTACCGTTAATGGCGTTATGCACTTTGGCTTATTTGTGGATTTAGCCGAGACCAAAATAGAAGGTTTAATCCATATTACCGCGATGGATGATGACTACTACCACTTTGATGCCGCCAGCCAAAAACTTACCGGCGAGCGCCATCAAAACAGTTACGAAATAGGCGATAGTATTCGAGTAAAAGTCGCGCGCGTGGATATGGAAAACCACAAAGTTGAATTTGTACTTGCACAAACAGCCAATAAAAAAGCGCCACGCAAGCCACGGGCACGCAAAGGTGCAAAGCGCTAG
- a CDS encoding class I SAM-dependent methyltransferase has product MDTLKKYTQANRAAWNQAMPFHQKAHSEKWDACFSQQGFSVFKQPELGQLNTLGVKGKNVAHLCCNNGIELMSLKNMGAANCVGFDIADEAIKEATSRTKRYNINCRFERFDIYDIPARYNAAFDMVYISAGCLGWMPDLDLFFKKVSALLNDTGVVFIHEIHPVAEMLPDDNSNDDPLKITEPYFKSEPYEENCSLDYVGREDYSANTQYWFVWTMANIITALISNGFNIRQFAEYPHDVSANHRNNQNAGIAIPLSYILCAHKA; this is encoded by the coding sequence ATGGATACCCTTAAAAAATATACCCAAGCCAACCGCGCCGCGTGGAATCAAGCCATGCCATTTCACCAAAAAGCGCATAGTGAAAAATGGGATGCCTGTTTTTCTCAGCAAGGGTTTAGTGTTTTTAAACAGCCTGAACTAGGGCAACTGAATACCCTAGGCGTTAAAGGCAAGAATGTTGCGCACCTGTGCTGCAATAATGGCATCGAGCTGATGTCGCTCAAAAATATGGGCGCCGCTAATTGTGTAGGTTTTGATATTGCCGACGAAGCCATTAAAGAAGCTACGAGCAGGACTAAGCGCTATAACATTAACTGCCGCTTTGAACGCTTCGATATCTACGACATTCCAGCCCGCTATAACGCAGCTTTTGATATGGTTTATATCAGCGCTGGCTGCTTAGGTTGGATGCCCGATTTGGATTTATTTTTTAAAAAGGTTAGCGCTTTGCTAAATGATACTGGCGTGGTGTTTATTCACGAAATTCACCCAGTTGCAGAAATGCTGCCGGACGATAATAGCAACGACGACCCGTTAAAAATTACCGAGCCCTATTTTAAAAGCGAACCCTACGAAGAAAATTGCAGCCTCGATTACGTTGGCAGAGAAGATTACTCAGCCAATACGCAATATTGGTTTGTGTGGACAATGGCCAATATTATTACCGCCCTTATTAGCAACGGCTTCAACATTCGTCAATTTGCAGAGTACCCGCACGATGTATCCGCTAACCATCGCAATAACCAAAATGCCGGTATCGCCATCCCACTAAGCTACATTCTTTGTGCACACAAAGCGTAA
- a CDS encoding DUF1287 domain-containing protein produces the protein MKNTESFTARKSALKNLLLSGLLITQANIQAAPSQNFEHDLNAAAIERTTHSVTYNGAYVAIPYPNGDVPQNTGVCTDVIVRAYRAIGADLQQLVHEDMAAHFSLYPSKQIWGLTRPDKNIDHRRVPNLQTFFTRHGSTLTISNNAQDYQTGDIVTWKLPGNLPHIGIVTQRTSPATGNPLIAHNIGQGPKLDDMLFDYPITGHYRYLPQRYQSTNSSP, from the coding sequence ATGAAAAACACCGAATCTTTTACCGCGAGAAAATCAGCATTGAAAAACCTTTTATTGAGTGGGCTGTTAATCACGCAGGCAAACATTCAGGCGGCGCCAAGCCAAAACTTTGAGCACGACTTGAATGCCGCCGCCATTGAGCGCACCACACACAGTGTTACCTACAACGGCGCCTATGTAGCCATCCCCTACCCTAACGGTGATGTGCCTCAAAACACCGGGGTTTGCACTGATGTGATCGTTCGTGCTTATCGCGCTATTGGCGCCGATTTACAACAGCTGGTTCACGAAGATATGGCCGCGCACTTTTCGCTTTATCCATCCAAGCAAATATGGGGATTAACGCGGCCCGACAAAAATATAGACCACCGCCGTGTCCCCAACCTGCAAACATTTTTTACCCGCCATGGCAGCACGCTAACCATTAGCAATAACGCCCAAGATTATCAAACTGGCGATATCGTCACCTGGAAATTGCCGGGTAACCTGCCCCACATTGGTATAGTCACCCAACGCACCTCTCCTGCTACCGGTAACCCATTGATCGCGCACAATATTGGCCAAGGCCCAAAATTGGACGATATGCTTTTCGACTATCCTATTACCGGCCACTATCGCTATTTACCGCAGCGCTATCAAAGCACCAATTCCTCACCGTAA
- a CDS encoding alpha/beta hydrolase family protein — protein sequence MKQLITRYLFPLLLLIQHAAYAQQSPVIPGKVAKGGQEVSVPVGDLALHGVLYKPEKTGKKLPAILLVHGWMPYDTNPGMEYSYPAKEFADKGFITLSVTLRGWQPTGGKDDCGYRQPKDVINALKWLAAQPQVDPTRIALWGQSLGGQIVLSAAVEPLVKATVAYFPITDFRLWGVTTNHAELMKSDYIYGMCTKDGTPEDRSPLYTADKIPGAVLLMHGDKDKNVVITHSQLMHQKMLEAKRDSTLYIAKNGNHGSGGPGWENHNEIAINFLKEKLK from the coding sequence ATGAAACAACTCATAACACGGTATCTGTTCCCGCTACTGCTACTTATACAGCATGCCGCTTACGCACAACAAAGCCCTGTTATCCCCGGTAAAGTGGCCAAAGGCGGGCAAGAGGTTTCGGTACCGGTCGGCGATTTAGCGTTACATGGTGTACTTTATAAACCAGAAAAAACGGGCAAAAAGTTACCCGCTATATTATTAGTTCACGGCTGGATGCCATACGATACCAACCCCGGCATGGAGTACAGCTACCCGGCTAAAGAATTTGCTGATAAGGGGTTTATAACCTTGTCGGTCACCCTTAGGGGCTGGCAACCCACCGGCGGCAAGGACGACTGCGGTTACCGGCAACCAAAAGACGTTATTAATGCCTTAAAATGGCTGGCCGCTCAGCCCCAAGTAGATCCAACGCGTATTGCGCTATGGGGGCAATCTTTAGGTGGCCAAATCGTGCTGTCGGCAGCCGTTGAGCCATTGGTTAAAGCCACCGTGGCTTATTTTCCAATTACCGACTTTAGGCTTTGGGGAGTAACCACCAACCATGCTGAACTAATGAAAAGCGATTATATCTACGGTATGTGCACCAAAGACGGCACCCCCGAAGACCGCTCGCCACTTTACACGGCCGATAAAATTCCCGGCGCCGTTTTACTAATGCACGGTGATAAAGATAAGAATGTCGTAATCACTCACAGCCAATTAATGCACCAAAAAATGTTGGAGGCAAAACGCGATAGCACGCTATACATTGCTAAAAACGGCAACCACGGTTCCGGCGGTCCGGGCTGGGAAAACCACAATGAAATAGCCATTAACTTTTTAAAAGAAAAGCTCAAATAA
- a CDS encoding alpha/beta hydrolase: MLATQGTQMHEQEVKIQSGEITLTGTFCAPNANGEFPAVLMVHGSGPLDRDGNMKGQNLNIFSQLAHAFANRGIASLRYDKRGCGDSSGNFMTTGYSDLVQDAEKCLDALAESKTVSDNHLYILGHSEGCSIAPQISERRASVSGLVLLCPSIERVETLLVRQALQLEKEIDSLPGMSGYLYRTLFKIMGRPFRTQKRLIRKVRESDLPVVRHGVTRQPAKWLREILEMETERVFTSTHTPMLLVAGEKDLQSDPKER, translated from the coding sequence ATGTTAGCGACACAAGGTACTCAGATGCACGAACAGGAAGTCAAAATTCAATCGGGGGAAATTACACTGACAGGAACATTTTGTGCCCCCAATGCAAATGGCGAGTTCCCTGCGGTTCTGATGGTACACGGTAGTGGACCATTGGACCGTGATGGAAACATGAAGGGACAGAATCTCAACATATTCAGTCAACTGGCCCATGCATTCGCCAATCGCGGTATCGCCAGCCTCAGGTATGACAAGCGCGGATGTGGCGACAGTTCTGGAAACTTCATGACTACCGGATATTCTGACCTTGTGCAGGATGCAGAGAAATGCCTGGATGCTTTAGCAGAGTCAAAGACTGTTTCCGACAACCACCTATACATTCTCGGACATAGTGAAGGCTGTAGTATTGCTCCGCAAATTTCCGAGAGGCGCGCATCGGTCTCAGGGCTGGTTCTGCTATGTCCGTCCATTGAACGGGTCGAGACCTTACTAGTCAGACAGGCACTACAACTTGAGAAGGAGATAGATTCATTGCCGGGAATGTCCGGTTATCTTTACCGGACTTTATTCAAGATTATGGGGAGGCCTTTCCGTACACAGAAAAGACTAATACGTAAAGTCCGGGAAAGTGATTTACCTGTTGTTCGCCATGGAGTAACTCGACAACCTGCAAAGTGGTTGCGAGAAATACTGGAGATGGAAACGGAAAGGGTATTTACTTCAACGCACACGCCGATGTTATTAGTGGCCGGAGAGAAGGACCTGCAGAGTGATCCTAAAGAAAGATAG
- a CDS encoding GNAT family N-acetyltransferase, whose amino-acid sequence MKTIEYVDLQYLNRVELLSILNKQKVRDHLVTHDEFDETLLDEWIKGKVKVNQAYGCRVRGIKVDGAAAGWCGIQFENGSYELAIVLDPKYWGVGLGVFKEMMRWASELDHSEVVLHLFNTRPEYRFLIKMADRVYESTIFGQKYASYVLKVPGA is encoded by the coding sequence ATGAAAACTATTGAGTACGTTGATCTTCAATACCTTAATCGCGTTGAGCTTTTGAGTATTCTGAACAAACAGAAGGTCCGGGATCACCTGGTTACGCATGACGAATTTGACGAAACCTTATTGGATGAATGGATTAAGGGTAAAGTTAAAGTAAATCAAGCTTACGGATGCAGAGTTAGAGGGATCAAGGTAGATGGCGCGGCGGCAGGTTGGTGTGGTATTCAGTTCGAAAACGGCTCTTATGAACTGGCTATAGTATTGGATCCTAAATATTGGGGTGTGGGCTTAGGAGTATTCAAGGAGATGATGCGGTGGGCGTCCGAACTGGATCATAGTGAGGTGGTTCTGCATTTATTCAATACTCGGCCTGAGTACAGGTTTCTTATTAAAATGGCCGATCGGGTGTATGAAAGCACAATTTTTGGGCAAAAGTACGCCAGTTATGTGCTCAAGGTGCCTGGAGCCTAA
- a CDS encoding serine hydrolase domain-containing protein, whose amino-acid sequence MRFLLVVLFVWSSSCFSQEGYTDVAVLSNGPASYHVTPLLEAVNSADVAKLESFIAASFAPEFLQQFPMAMHLEFLQEAHAVNGKLRFGFERKYHNPGTPNELVVLIQSEKTELWSALAIYYSSEKPHKISGLDMWDASLAEESTLITMPEAVSKLDAYVKRVAKREVFSGSVLVGKGDKVLYSHAEGLASKRFNVPNNVQTKFNLGSMNKMFTAIAVMQLVEAGKLSLSDKLSQYADESWLPKAVSRKIEIRHLLTHSSGLGSYFNQAFMATSKNRLRTLQDYKPLIVGEKLQFEPGSDNAYSNTGMLMLGVVIESVTGQDYFSYIREHIYKPAGMVSSGSFEMDQPVPNLAIGYTANAKNDTGWVNNLYTHALKGGPAGGGFSTVEDLHRFAQALVNFKLLGKKFTEELYSPRPNLHSPEYGYGFSVGGTPDNRIVGHNGGFLGVSSNLDIYLDQGYASVVLSNYSHGSRAVERKIRQLLARIK is encoded by the coding sequence ATGCGTTTTTTGTTGGTGGTGCTTTTTGTATGGAGTAGTTCTTGCTTTTCGCAGGAAGGTTATACGGATGTGGCGGTATTATCTAATGGGCCTGCTAGCTACCATGTAACCCCTTTGTTAGAGGCGGTTAATTCTGCTGATGTTGCTAAATTAGAAAGCTTTATCGCCGCTAGTTTTGCACCAGAATTTTTACAGCAGTTTCCAATGGCTATGCATTTGGAGTTTTTACAAGAAGCCCATGCCGTTAATGGTAAGTTACGTTTTGGCTTTGAGCGTAAATATCACAATCCCGGTACGCCGAACGAGTTGGTTGTATTGATTCAGTCTGAAAAAACGGAATTGTGGAGCGCTTTGGCCATTTATTATTCGTCAGAAAAGCCGCATAAAATTAGCGGGCTTGATATGTGGGATGCATCCCTAGCAGAAGAAAGTACGCTAATCACAATGCCAGAGGCGGTTAGTAAGCTTGATGCTTATGTTAAGCGCGTGGCTAAGCGTGAGGTTTTTTCTGGCAGTGTGCTGGTCGGCAAGGGCGACAAAGTGTTGTATAGCCATGCAGAAGGTCTGGCCAGTAAGCGTTTTAATGTGCCGAATAATGTGCAAACAAAGTTTAACCTTGGCTCTATGAATAAAATGTTTACAGCGATTGCCGTTATGCAATTGGTTGAGGCCGGTAAGCTTTCTTTAAGCGATAAATTAAGCCAATACGCTGACGAAAGTTGGCTGCCTAAAGCGGTGAGCCGCAAAATTGAAATTCGTCACTTGCTTACGCATTCTTCAGGCTTGGGGAGTTATTTTAACCAGGCCTTTATGGCAACATCTAAAAACCGCTTACGCACTTTACAAGATTACAAGCCGCTTATTGTTGGAGAAAAACTCCAATTTGAGCCCGGTAGTGATAATGCTTATAGCAATACAGGCATGCTTATGTTGGGTGTGGTGATCGAGTCGGTAACTGGCCAAGATTATTTTAGCTATATTCGAGAGCATATTTATAAGCCCGCAGGTATGGTCAGTTCTGGCAGCTTTGAGATGGATCAGCCGGTGCCTAATTTGGCTATTGGTTATACCGCTAATGCGAAAAATGATACCGGTTGGGTTAATAATCTATATACCCATGCGCTTAAGGGTGGGCCGGCTGGCGGTGGTTTTTCTACGGTTGAAGATTTACACCGTTTTGCACAAGCGCTTGTAAACTTTAAATTACTGGGCAAAAAATTTACCGAGGAGCTTTATTCCCCAAGGCCTAATTTACATTCGCCGGAATACGGTTATGGCTTTAGTGTAGGCGGAACACCCGATAACCGTATAGTTGGCCATAATGGTGGTTTTTTGGGGGTAAGTTCTAACCTTGATATTTATTTGGATCAAGGCTATGCCAGTGTTGTTTTATCTAACTATAGCCATGGCTCTAGGGCTGTTGAGCGAAAAATTCGGCAACTATTAGCGCGTATTAAGTAA